One segment of Cryptococcus neoformans var. grubii H99 chromosome 2, complete sequence DNA contains the following:
- a CDS encoding UDP-N-acetylglucosamine transferase subunit ALG14, whose translation MSLGLYIVWSILAFVYSVLAILLYLIFLQPSKTSRAPYRPNNAKCSLGVFLGSGGHTSEMKTLLSTLDYERYQPRTYIYCHGDDLSLRAVSDIESSKGGLISSKAYYLLSLPRARRVGQPLLSTMFSVLKTLYIATLKLFLIPLLKNPRRPFVDLLIVNGPGTCVVLVLVSYIRRILGLEYTRIIYVESFARVKSLSLSGKMIRPLVDRFLVQWPDANDGDNVIYKGLLV comes from the exons ATGTCCCTTGGTCTGTATATTGTCTGGTCGATACTTGCCTTCGTTTATTCAGTATTGGCCATTTTGCTTTATCTTATCTTTTTACAACCTTCAAAGACCTCGAGAGCGCCATATCGACCCAACAATGCCAAATGTTCCTTGGGCGTTTTTCTAGGGTCTG GCGGTCATACTAGTGAGATGAAGACTTTGCTATCGACATTGGATTATGAAAGATACCAGCCTAGAACGTACATCTACTGCCATGGTGATGATCTATCGTTGAGAGCGGTCTCAGACATTGAGTCGAGCAAGGGAGGTTTGATATCATCCAAA GCGTACTATTTATTAAGCCTCCCACGGGCTCGTCGTGTAGGCCAACCACTATTATCAACAATGTTTTCAGTTTTGAAGACACTCTACATTGCAACTCTAAAGCTCTTTCTAATCCCTCTATTGAAAAACCCACGACGGCCATTCGTTGACCTTCTGATCGTCAATGGTCCAGGTACATGTGTTGTTTTAGTCCTAGTATCATATATTCGTCGG ATACTAGGTTTAGAGTATACTCGTATCATTTACGTAGAATCATTCGCTAGGGTTAAAAGCCTGTCCTTAAgtgggaagatgatcagACCGCTTGTAGATCGTTTTTTAGTCCAATGGCCCGATGCTAATGACGGCGATAATGTCATATACAAGGGGCTTTTAGTGTGA